Proteins from a single region of Gasterosteus aculeatus chromosome 20, fGasAcu3.hap1.1, whole genome shotgun sequence:
- the LOC120810965 gene encoding myelin basic protein — MHLAQRTPEKVSDRSMGQHLGKRESPTHSQAPSPEPAAMQTAAATDEPESQDEVFGLAEADANQNNGCDAAKPAVTDSTGAEGPRQPWPDASTADPDEATPRPHLARLFSRDAPGREDNTFKERPSESDELQTIQEHSGAGSECGSESPEQDLE; from the exons ATGCATCTGGCACAGAGAACACCGGAGAAGG TCTCTGACAGAAGCATGGGCCAGCATCTAGGAAAGAGAGAATCACCAACACACAGCCAG GCTCCTTCACCTGAACCAGCAGCgatgcagacagcagcagcaacagacgAACCGGAATCACAAGACGAAGTCTTTG GCCTGGCTGAGGCAGATGCGAACCAGAACAATGGCTGCGACGCGGCGAAGCCGGCGGTGACTGACTCCACGGGCGCTGAGGGCCCCCGCCAGCCCTGGCCCGACGCCAGCACAGCTGACCCTGACGAAGCCACGCCACGCCCCCACCTGGCCCGCCTCTTCTCCCGAGATGCCCCGGGGCGAGAGGACAACACCTTCAAAGAGCGACCCTCCGAATCGGACGAGCTGCAGACCATCCAGGAACACAGCGGAGCGGGTTCAGAGTGCGGCTCCGAGTCCCCCGAACAGGATCTAGAATAG